The Lytechinus pictus isolate F3 Inbred chromosome 5, Lp3.0, whole genome shotgun sequence DNA segment AATCACCTTTGATCTTTTCTGAATGATATGAGTTTCTAGACTCAATACCAAACAACATACCTTGGACTGAAGATAAAGTGATCCcccttttgatttttcattgacagAGAAAAGATGTTCATAGTTTTTCAAGATGGCCTCTTGGTCTCCTAGACTTTTGATATTGAGAATCTTCTGGGCTTCTTCTAATGTTATTCCTGTAATATTATCTGCTGCTGCAGTCTTGGCCCCTTGCTTACCCCCTCCAGCTCTCTGTGCCGCATGTTGACTTGCTGCAGagatgagaaaaaaagagagaaatgcgCAACATGAACAAATAAAGCGATGTATGATGGGGTATCCTTACAAGACCTACAGACAGGTCTACACCCAAACTAAAATCTGatttaatgctgaaaattttggcaAAAGTGAATGTAAGGttgaaaacttgacattctaaatttgtcaaatctgcaaaaaaagaatatcgtaaataaaaaagaaatatcgaGTTGCATGTAGCAGCAATTCTCACATTTGTACATATTTCAAAGTTGTTGTGCATATAAATAGGTtgggaaaattaaatttttttaatatcataccTCTAACTTAAtaacagattttgatgaaacttcatacatgtacacgtgCTTGCTTATTTTTTGCTGTTTTTCAAATATACATATTGCTGGACAAAAGTTCCAACTTCCAAACACATCAACCAATCAAGTGATAATTACAGGTATATGTACCAAAGCTCTTGTCAAGCTGTAACAATAACTCCTTTCTGTATTTACTATGATGACATACTCCATTTTAATCCATCCTAAAACATAATTTAAATCAGGTTAAATGTATCAAACTAAAGCTCGATAACTCTGAGTAATTACGTTTACATATAAACTTAAAGGTAACTTGAAAAAAGGATTCGGATGTATTTTTCTACAAAATTTGAAGTACCAATGATTCCATACCTTGTATTTCTTGACGAAGAGCTTTTGTGAATGCCCTTGCCACAACCTGTCCTCCAATTACAATAATCTGGGCCAGGTACTTGGCAGCCTGCAGAAAAAGGGttccatataaaaaaaatattagaagtaacattataacaaataaaattaaGAAGGTAAActcacaattttcttttaaaacttTGAACATATTAATTATAATGCTCAATCACTCACTCTAATCATAAtgccaggggtggtattctgaaatccattttatctcagagtcagatgaaataaaatattttatctccaaaATCAGTAAGATAAGatgcccttaaaatctctcTAAATTAGTATTCTGAGAAAAATTGTATCTTCaatttatctctgtaagacacctTTTTTGAAGTAATATCCAATGAGAAATACTTTTAAAGCACTCTCATCTcattcaaccaatgaaaatccAATCCATCAGGTGTGACAAAGGAGCGAGATGGCatcaatttattgaattcaaatgCGCTTGCTCTATGTGCTAGCAATAGCatgtctttacagagatttctttttaaaaatgacaatattctcatctttttttcaatgacaatgtcaagcatcatttcaaagacaatagttatgaaatacatgtaggcctacttcttaTTTCTACAGGAACAATGTTAAGGTATTACTCTCAATGACcatatcattttcttcattttcatttcaagattAGGAGCTAAATCGCCTTAAAAAATCCATGGCATGGGGTGTTAATCGCGTaaactgaaaataatgaattgcgGATGCGACGCAACGATCAGAACAAAAGACAAGACTTCACCAAAACAGACGCGTGGGACTGAAATAATTCGCGAGTAGACTCAATTTTCGATCTTTAATTCCGCCCCGGTGATTTATTCTACAATCTAAAATACTAAAAATATAATGTTAGAATCACTGTAAGATAGATAGTTTGTAGAAATACTTACCATATTGTATATGTGTTAATATGATTCTCTGTGCTCTTCTAACTTTAAATTTGAAGGTAAAGTGTGCCAGCCTCAGCTCAATCATGCCGTCATTCACTGCGATGATGTAATACACTTCTACGGTACTGGTACCAATTAATGAGTATGCTACCTTCAGTTCATTCACTACCTTGAATATTACATTCGATGTATTGAATTGAATCGGCTGATATTGAGGATGCTTGAGAAACAGAGggcaaaaataaatgaaaaaaaaatcaataacacGAAATCGTAGCTGCAGGGGGAAGCCTTGAAGAAGAATATAAATGCCCCAAATGCGTTATGGTAAACAAGACTGTAGAATATATATACTACATGCtatatttgaaattttgtcgTTATCTTATTATTGTCATGTgggggtcatttttttttcaagaatttcACGGTGGAGGGtccgggaagggggggggggcgccagcTGGTGATCCGCCCGATCACCGATTTCTAAAAATAGCGTTTAATGCCTTGTTGGCATCGTTACAATGTCAACATTATGATGGCCATCCTATATGCTTTGTCGTCGtcgtttattattttttcattattattatcatcat contains these protein-coding regions:
- the LOC129262081 gene encoding mitochondrial import inner membrane translocase subunit Tim16-like, which encodes MAAKYLAQIIVIGGQVVARAFTKALRQEIQASQHAAQRAGGGKQGAKTAAADNITGITLEEAQKILNIKSLGDQEAILKNYEHLFSVNEKSKGGSLYLQSKVVRAKERIDQELQGKEEAKNRKTIPSDAGGSSSQSPEQPKADS